The Venturia canescens isolate UGA chromosome 4, ASM1945775v1, whole genome shotgun sequence genomic interval TGCAGGGACCCAACTTGATTGGCAGTTCAAAACGAGTGACGAAAAGCATGCTTGTCTAAAGGATAATGGTTCGTGTCTCTGGCCAAGAGGTAAAAATCTCGGGGGTACAACTGTTCATCATGGGATGGCTTATCATCGTGGAAACGCCAAAGATTATTTGAATTGGGTCGAAATGGGAAACGTCGGGTGGTCCTGGATCGATGTGAGTGTCATGTTAAAAAGTATCGTTCATTAGCAAGAAGAAGCGAATCTTAAGGTTGTTTCATCAATAATTAAATCAACGTTCGCGGATCCAGGTCCTtccatttttcacaaaatctgAAAACAACCAAGAGATCGGTAGAGTGAGTCCGGTGTACCATGCCACCGGTGGGCCCATGACAGTGGAGAGATTCCCGTGGCAGCCTCCTCTAGCAAAAACAATATTGGAGGCGGCCACTGAAACCGGTTATGGGGTGACGGAAGACATGACCGGCTCGAAGATCACCGGTTTCACGATTGCTCAGACGATGAGCAAAAACGGTGTGCGTCAAAGTTCAGCAGCGGCGTACTTACGACCCATCAGAGATCGAAGCAATCTTCAAATCGCGTTAAATGCAACAGTGACGAAAATCGTAGTGCGCAAGAAGGTTGCTCGGGCAGTTGAGTACATCGTGGTAAGTAAAAAAGTCCTCCTGAGTGGAAGGAGtcttagaaaaaatatttttcaacattatcAGCATTGCGCTCTTGTAGAATGGTGTGAAGAAGACTGCCAACGTGAATAAAGAAGTTGTAGTTTCCGGAGGTACCGTTAACTCCCCACACCTGCTGCTTCTTTCGGGAATCGGTCCGAAGGAGGATCTCGAAAAAGTTGGTATCCAAGTGGTCCATGATTTGCCTGGTGTCGGGAAGAATCTTCACAATCATGTGTCTTATGGGTTGGATTTTATCCTggacgattttcgaaaaacgaGTTACGATTATGTAGACGTCGACAGATATTTGTTGAATCAAACGGGACCACTTTCGTCGACCGGAATGGCCCAAGTTACCGCAATTCTTGCTTCCAAATACACGACACCCGACTGGCCGGATatgcaaattttcttttccggATTTCAAGAATCGTGCCAATTCGATTCGCCTGTGGATCTCGGCTCTGACGGAAGACACAATTCAATTCGACTGACCGCAGTCAATACACACGCTAAAAGTCGAGGTATGAGGCTCAGGACTCAGGAATCTTCATGCCGCTGAAAGTATTTTTCTGAAAGTGTCTTCTGTTTTCCAGGAGTCCTGAAATTAGCGAGCAAGGATCCCCTCGAACATCCATACATTTGGAGCAACGATCTCGGCGATCCGCAAGACATTGAAGTTCTCATTGAGGGTATTCACGTTTTGCAAAAAATGATCAATTCGAGCGCGCTGCGATCGAAAAACTTAAAGTTGGCAACCAAACCGCGGAAAGAGTGCTCGGagcatgaatttttcagtgaCGATTACTTCAGGTGTGTAGTGCAATGGGATACTCGGACTGAAAATCATCAAGCTGGCTCGTGTAAAATGGGTCCTGCCTCCGATCCAATGGCGGTTGTCGATCCTCAGCTACGAGTTCACGGAATCAAGGGTCTTCGTGTCGCCGACGCTTCAATCATGCCCGTCGTTAGtataaatcatttatttatgttctcgcatgaatttcaatgaattcttTTAATCAGTGCGTTTCAATATGGAACCAGGTTATTTCGGGCAATCCTCATGCCGCTATCACAATGATCGGTGAACGTGCCGCCGATTTCATCAAGAAGACATACAACAAGTGTTCTacgacgtgaaaatttgatgtacGAATACTTCGGTATATCGATGATGGCCGAGACAAAAAGTGAAATATGTGAGAAATTGAAATCGAAGGGTGACGTGCCCGAAAATCAATAAACTGCAGATTCGTATCTTACTGgaagtttcctttttttctaacgGTATGCGCAAGAATAAAAGCTCGACTTTGGCAGAGGGATAAACCAATTAAACCAAGGAGCCAAccgcttttttcattttttaagcaaCCGGGGGTACTTTTGAACGGTGAACCGGAGAAACAAATTACGACAAAAAGCGTTTAtatatttcgtttaaatatagATAGACTAAGTGACGGCATAATCGTACAAGACCGAGGGAATGATGAGACAaacaaaaaagagataaataaataaaacatcgaGCTTGAAACACAAGCCACTTATGAGTGGAGCTTTGTGACCGCGATGGTAGGTTCCaggttttatatatataaagggTATTCCTGCCCTTACATTGTCGAGAGCGTAACGACTGCTTTGAATTTCATGAGAAACGCTCGGGGGCGAGAGCCCGAAGAGAAAAGTAATAAGAGAGAgccaaagagagagagagagagagagagagagagagagagagagagagagagagagaaagagagagagagagaggagaatgGTAAATGGGAGTGAGCCAACGGCTACGGTGGCAAATAAATTCATAGGCGGCTCGGAGTGGCGTTGGTTGCAACTTCGTGGTCTGTGAACATATACAATATACATTGTACGTATAACATATATACGTGTATCGTCCAGCTCGTAGGAACGAGCGCCTTTCCATTCGCAAAGATATAACCATAAGTCAAGGCTAGATCCACTACAAACGTGCTTTGACGCCTCATCGACCTCCGATCGGAAGTAACCTCTCGATACCTTCAATACCGATAAATTCAGCCGATCAACTTCCACTATGGAATTTTCTAGACGTCTCCTATGAGAAATTCAGTCGATTCTAACATATCATCATCATATTATGGTAATACTGACGTGAAAACGTTATCACAACCTTTACGTGTTACCACCtattaaagaattttttcatcaaaacgaaaaaacgagtctCATCAAAAAAACTGAGGGAACATATGTTATAACAGTGGAAAAGATTCAGACCAATGCAAGTGTTTACTTACAAAAGCAATGATGATCGggtaaaaaacgtttttatctgTCATAGCTGAAAGGATTTCTTTAAACAATGATCGAGAGTGGGAAAAATATTACTATAAGCGATGTGATTTTGATCTCAAGTTCCCATCGACAggtgaatgaaaattcttggAGCTAATAAGCagctttttcttttgtatttGGCTCTATTATTCCCATGTTAGAGAAAGAGGATGGGAGGAGGGGAGAGGcatagagaaagaaagaaaatttaaaacgCCAGACTGGGTCTGTGGACATTCTACTCATCTCTTCCTCGACTAGTTCAACGGCCACCCTGTCCAACCATACCTTGGAGTCTGGAAACTTAATAAGTCTACATTAGCGCTGTATTACAGCCCTCAGGGGAGTCATAATTTTCAGCTTCAAAGAGCATTATGCAGACGCGACGAAGTGTCGAATATTTCATTATACGATAATTCCAACGTTCCTACCACTTTTAGCACCGCCTAATCTCCTTTCTTTCATAGTACATTTTCATATTCCGAACGAGTGAACTCAGTTCATAGATATTCCTGAGATCACCCAGTAcgagattattatttttcgaaacagTTGCACTTCGTGCTGGTATAATTAAAAAACtaatgaatttaattaaatCTACTTCGAGACTCACATTTTTTGTATGGGAATTTCGAAATGTCTTTATTGATCGAAAAGTTTCGAAGTTATTTGTGGAGTCCAAATTGAAACTCGGCTTCGCTTTAGAAATTTCTTCTACTTATTCTTGTGGTAGAGTCAGTGCCTCGGCTTTGGAGAAAGGTCAAATAGACTCAGTTGCATAAATTCTTACACGAAcgacaaaattgtttcatttattgaATGACATCGAAATAATGCGTCTGGTGGAAGGattcggaataaaaaaaaaattgtgatgcATCGCAGACGAATGTAACATGGCAATTTGTTTGGCGCTCATCGTGGAAGGTGAAAAGTTGAGATTTATCCGGTGAGCAGTTTGTAAAAAGTAGAGATCCGTTGCTGTCTTGACCGAAGTACACGGGATTCTCAAAGAGAGAAACAAATCTCTCGCTACAGGGGCGAGAATCTTGTCGCGATACGACAAACGCGATGCGCTCACTTCCGGTGTGGAAAAGAGCCACTTTTGTCACGTCCGCGATGACAAATTCTACCAAATTCCTCACTGTCGCGCCACACCAGCGAAATTCCTCGGAGCAAGGAAAAACTCCGTTGCACTTtgccgattttttatttccctcaTTCTTTGACGTCACTGATGCGACGCTGATGCTTCACCTTTCTCCTGCTGTTTTAGCAAATTTGAacactttcttttttctctttttatataTCTTGAAGACCGAtttatccacaaaaaaaaaaccatcacATTTTGGACTTTTTCGATCAACGTGAAGGCCCCGCGAGTATGgagatttcgtgaaagagcGTTGGCGACAGAGGCCGTTGAAAATACTCGATACCgcatgattatttgaaaagcAAATCCgcgttgaataaaaatgatggtACTCCAAGCAATTAAAGATGTAATGGACCGCTGGATCGGCTTGAGTTCTCTGGATCAACATTTCCCTGAGGGCTGAGATATCCTCGGGGGGTTCATTTTGCCAGCGCatgcaatcgaaaaaatagcacTCGATTTTGTCAGCTCTGGACAATCTAGACAgctggaaaaatcgaaaaaccccAAGGCATTCAGCCCGATATTCATCTGCGTGTTTAATTACTTCTGCCAATaattactcattttttttctctctcgcgttTTCTAAAttgcaaataaaaacaatatgtTCACCAGAATTAGAGGCTTTTCACGATTAAACTTAAATTCGATAATAAGTTAGTGGATTTTTGCAGTAATAAAAGTCTTTCGAAAGTCATAAATACATTCGGCTTCAAACGAATCGCCTCGAATCGTGAAAGAAATGAACAATGAaggtaaaaaattgaagtagAAATCTAGATAGGCCATAAAAAATGCCAGAGATAAAAGATTtactattatttttgtttgcatttgagagagagagagagagaaagagagagagagaaagaaagaaaaagaaagtatGACAGATTGAAATGAGCCGAGAGAATAGGGAAGCTTCggaaatgaaaaagataaaagattctTGAATGAATTGAGAACGAAACCTCGAGGCTACGAAGCTCGTTCAGCGTTATGGAATCGATGGCGGATCACCAATATACTGACCTCACCACTTCGTTCGcctcaaaataaatatacgtatatatatataaattacaGCGATCGAGAGCTTGCGGGATGCAGGCTTTGATAAAGAGCTCTCGTCAACGCCAAACTTTTGATACACCAACCACAAAATCTATCGAGGCTCTTTGATGGAAAATAGTGTAATACATACACCGCTATTACGAAGCTCTCAGCATGTATTCATGTTTCTCCATTATGTAACGAAGGCCGTCATTATCATATCTCTTGATATTACGCTTTGCATCAAAGTGACACGGAAGCTGTTTCATCAAACGAGCCCCATGTGTGAATATATACGCGTGAGAAGGAACGAGCAAACGTTGATAAACGTAGACGCAGTGAATACGAAGAGCGAAAATAGTGCTCGGTGCTTGAGGCCATGAGGTTTTATACCGTTCATAATTCtgtttttacttgttatttttgAGCCACGATTCTTTGTGTACGATGAACAAGAATTGAGCATTTATGGAAAGAATGATTGACGTCTTCGGTCCAATTTATCGAGCTGTTTTCTGATATCGGTAACGCCATCGCCTAGAAATAATGAAGCATCCTCAGATTTCAGATTTCTTCGAATTTCCTCGGGAATAAAGGATTCGTGgtattttgaaataatgagCATCAGTACGAGCATAGGTAGGGCTGGGAATCTAATACGGATGTGGCTATAAAAGGGAAGAAGGAGAGGGACAGACGGAGCAAACGGAAGTCGGTGGATATCCTTCATcctagaaaaataataaaaaaaaaaaaaaaaatagcacagaaCGCATAAAGGCGATTGTACGTGAATAGTAAAAATGATGCATGGGCTTTCCCAAGCCCGTTCCAGGTCACGCCTAGCGAAACACGTTATGGCTCTGCGTCTTTTTATCTGCCTCGAAAAGAGACACCTACGCGAAGCTCTTATTTCTCGTGAAtgctttcgaaaaaaactgtttcCATCATGTAAATAGAACCGATCAATAGCTTAGCAATTTATGCGCTAATGGGATTGAATatcggagataaaaaaaatgactgaggGATATGGTACATGCGATTTGTAAAGTTTTCCGATCCGCAGTGTACGGCTTTTAGAGTAATTTTTGAAGAGtcctgcaaaaaaaaatagaacggCGCACAGTGCCATCCGTTTGACGTCAATATCTGCTCGATTTTTGCGATGTTCATTTGATTACCTGCTCCCGTCAAAATTccgtataaaaaaataaataaaagcgtGGACATTTTGAGAGTGCATTGAAGCTTCTATCAGGAACCATTCAATTCGTTCTATTGATTATTCGTCAATGTTGAAACTATTTTCAGAGTAGAGAGAGTGGAATAAATGACACGACATCAAAgagaaaagttaaaaaataagctgtaaatgaaaattcatgactCGATTGCTCGGGAACTCAAACGAAAATGATGATTTAAATATAAATGCGACAATTTGATATGATGACAGAACAACTGTTTCGGGTTATGTGTGCTTGGAGAAACAGCGCTATCCAGCAGCGTataaagagggaaaaaaaacatcaatctAGAAAAATGTATATTCCCTCTCGTCAGATTTGAGATTTATGCATCGAAATTTAGTTCTATATCGAGCCCACTCTGGTATCGGTATGGAGGCCGTGCCACTCTCCGCTAtctgtatttattttctatcCATTCTCGTAGTTTCCACCCTAGTTGAGATACATAGAAAAGGACAGTGATAGATACAGCGCAAAATCGAGGTGGACGAGTGGCCAGCAGCACGAGAAATCGTCGAACGAACCAACGCGGTACTTCCGGTTTCCGGTTTTCATCGAGTTCGGCTACTCTCTCGCCCAGATATGCGTAAAGCCGCTTTTTGCCGGAACCGGAGCTCTCCATCCCTCTGG includes:
- the LOC122409901 gene encoding glucose dehydrogenase [FAD, quinone]-like; translated protein: MDYGASSPVCPHPFVGGLQMTHVCSANSVAIFLTVFNSLVRTSPKIGDPCGRIHPTENPKSSYDFIVIGGGAAGAAVAARLSEVPEWKVLLLEAGPDEPSGTQIPANFGVFLRTQLDWQFKTSDEKHACLKDNGSCLWPRGKNLGGTTVHHGMAYHRGNAKDYLNWVEMGNVGWSWIDVLPFFTKSENNQEIGRVSPVYHATGGPMTVERFPWQPPLAKTILEAATETGYGVTEDMTGSKITGFTIAQTMSKNGVRQSSAAAYLRPIRDRSNLQIALNATVTKIVVRKKVARAVEYIVNGVKKTANVNKEVVVSGGTVNSPHLLLLSGIGPKEDLEKVGIQVVHDLPGVGKNLHNHVSYGLDFILDDFRKTSYDYVDVDRYLLNQTGPLSSTGMAQVTAILASKYTTPDWPDMQIFFSGFQESCQFDSPVDLGSDGRHNSIRLTAVNTHAKSRGVLKLASKDPLEHPYIWSNDLGDPQDIEVLIEGIHVLQKMINSSALRSKNLKLATKPRKECSEHEFFSDDYFRCVVQWDTRTENHQAGSCKMGPASDPMAVVDPQLRVHGIKGLRVADASIMPVVISGNPHAAITMIGERAADFIKKTYNKCSTT